Sequence from the Streptomyces mobaraensis NBRC 13819 = DSM 40847 genome:
CCGCCGGCCCCTACTCCCCCAGCCCCGCCAGATCCCGCAGCCGTCGCCCCTGGGCGGCGCGTTCGGCGGCGCGCTGGTCGTCGTAGGTGCGGCCGGCCGCGTCGCGGAGCAGGGCCTTGGTCTCGACGACCGCGTCGCGCGGGGCCGCCAGCAGGGCCGCGGTGAGGTCGGCCACCGCCGCGTCGAGTTCCGCGGCCGGGACGACGAGGTTGGCCAGGCCGGTGCGCTCGGCCTCCTCGGCGTGGACGAAGCGGCCCGTGGCGCAGATCTCCAGCGCGCGGGCGTAGCCGACCAGCGCGACGAGCGGCCGGGTGCCGGCCAGGTCGGGCACCAGGCCGAGGCTGGTCTCGCGCATGGCGAACTGCGCGTCCTCCGCGCAGACGCGCAGGTCGCAGGCGAGGGCGAGTTGGAAGCCCGCGCCGATGGCGTGGCCCTGGACGGCGGCTATGGAGACGATGTCGTTCCGGCGCCACCAGGTGAACGCCTCCTGGTAGCGGGAGATCTCCGCGTCCAGGTCGGCGTCCGTGCCGCGTGCCAGGTCGAGGAACGACGGCTCGCCGTCGAAGCCCTCGGGGGTGAACGCCTGCCGGTCGAGGCCCGCGGAGAAGGACTTGCCCTCGCCCCGGAGCACCACGACCCGCACACTGCCCGGCAGCAGCCGCCCGGCCTCGGTGAGGGCCCGCCACAGGGCGGGCGACTGGGCGTTGCGCTTGGCGGGATTGGTCAGGGTGACGGTGGCCACCGCGTCGTCCACGGTGAGCCGGACGCCATCCTGGTCGAGCAGGGCCTGCGGGGCGGTCATGGGAGCCTCCGGTATCGGCATGCAGTCGGCAGTAAGTGACTGCACAGTAACCACCCGGCCGGTCGAACGGCCGACCGGGTGGCACTGCCCATGCTTTCGGTACCCGACAGGTGCGCGGTGTCAGACCGAGGCGGCCTTCTTGCCGCGCGTCGCACCGCCGCGACCCCGCAGGATCACGCCGGATTCGCTGAGCATCCGGTGGACAAAGCCGTAGGAGCGGCCGGTCTCTTCGGCCAGCGCCCTGATGCTCGCACCGGAGTCGTACTTCTTCTTCAGGTCTGCCGCGAGCTTTTCGCGCGCGGCGCCGGTCACCCGGCTGCCCTTCTTCAGAGTCTCGGCCACCCGTGCCTCCTCATGGGAGATGCGCCTCTTGTCTCTCATGATCACCCCTTGCCGGGATCCTGGCCACCCATTCGGCAAGGTCGATGACAGAAGGTTTCCGCGATTCGGGCTGCCGAAGCCGGGCGGAACAGGCGATTCCGTCTCGCCGGGCCCGTACACCCGTCCGGGTGGCGGGAGAAAGCGGCAGGTCAGGACGGGGCAGGGGAGCACGGGAGCACATGGCACCCGGTGCCGCTTCCGGTGCGTGCGCCGGAGCGTTCCACCACACCGGAGGATGAGCCGCCCTCACTCAGATGAAGGATCACGCATCGGCCGAATGATCGGGACGGCACCGATCGCCGGTGATCGCCGGCCGCGATCGGCCAGGAGGCGGGGCGGCTCCGCGCGGACCGCCGGACCGCGGACGGGCCCGGGTGGGGGCCCGGGTCCGCGGACCGGATCAGGCCAGGGCCACCAGATCCGCGTAGTCCGGGCCCCACAGGTCCTCGACGCCGTCCGGCAGCAGGATGATGCGCTCCGGTTCGAGCGCGTCCACGGCGCCCTCGTCGTGCGTCACCAGGACCACCGCGCCCTTGTAGGTGCGCAGCGCGCCCAGGATCTCCTCGCGGCTGGCGGGGTCGAGGTTGTTGGTGGGCTCGTCCAGGAGGAGGACGTTGGCGGAGGAGACGACCAGGGTGGCCAGGGCCAGCCGGGTCTTCTCGCCGCCGGAGAGGACGCCGGCGGGCTTGTCGACGTCGTCGCCGGAGAACAGGAACGAGCCGAGCACCTTGCGGACCTCGACCAGGTCGAGGTCGGGCGCGGAGGAGCGCATGTTCTCCAGGACCGTGCGGTCCGGGTCCAGCGTCTCGTGCTCCTGGGCGTAGTAGCCGAGCTTGAGGCCGTGGCCGGGGGTGACCTTGCCGGTGTCGGGCTGCTCGGTGCCCGCCAGCAGGCGCAGCAGCGTGGTCTTGCCGGCGCCGTTGAGGCCGAGGATGACGACGCGGGAGCCGCGGTCGATGGCCAGGTCGACGTCGGTGAAGATCTCCAGCGAGCCGTAGGACTTGGACAGTCCCTCCGCCATCAGCGGGGTCTTGCCGCACGGCGCCGGGTCGGGGAAGCGCAGCTTGGCGACCTTGTCGGAGACGCGCTCGGCCTCCAGGCCGGCGAGCAGCTTCTCGGCGCGGCGGGCCATGTTCTGCGCGGCGACGGTCTTGGTGGCCTTGGCGCGCATCTTGTCGGCCTGGGAGTTGAGGGCGGCGGCCTTCTTCTCGGCGTTCTGC
This genomic interval carries:
- a CDS encoding enoyl-CoA hydratase/isomerase family protein; the protein is MTAPQALLDQDGVRLTVDDAVATVTLTNPAKRNAQSPALWRALTEAGRLLPGSVRVVVLRGEGKSFSAGLDRQAFTPEGFDGEPSFLDLARGTDADLDAEISRYQEAFTWWRRNDIVSIAAVQGHAIGAGFQLALACDLRVCAEDAQFAMRETSLGLVPDLAGTRPLVALVGYARALEICATGRFVHAEEAERTGLANLVVPAAELDAAVADLTAALLAAPRDAVVETKALLRDAAGRTYDDQRAAERAAQGRRLRDLAGLGE
- a CDS encoding helix-turn-helix domain-containing protein, which produces MAETLKKGSRVTGAAREKLAADLKKKYDSGASIRALAEETGRSYGFVHRMLSESGVILRGRGGATRGKKAASV
- a CDS encoding ABC-F family ATP-binding cassette domain-containing protein; translation: MITASGIELRAGARVLIESASFRIAKGDRIGLVGRNGAGKTTLTKCLAGEGIPAAGTISRSGEVGYLPQDPRTGDLDDLARDRILSARGLDSVLRKMRENEDRMANGKGATREKAMKKYERLETEFLTKGGYAAEAEAATIAASLGLPDRILGQPLHTLSGGQRRRVELARILFSDADTLLLDEPTNHLDADSIAWLRDYLKTYRGGFVVISHDVDLVETVVNKVFYLDANRSQIDVYNMGWKLYQQQREADEKRRKRERQNAEKKAAALNSQADKMRAKATKTVAAQNMARRAEKLLAGLEAERVSDKVAKLRFPDPAPCGKTPLMAEGLSKSYGSLEIFTDVDLAIDRGSRVVILGLNGAGKTTLLRLLAGTEQPDTGKVTPGHGLKLGYYAQEHETLDPDRTVLENMRSSAPDLDLVEVRKVLGSFLFSGDDVDKPAGVLSGGEKTRLALATLVVSSANVLLLDEPTNNLDPASREEILGALRTYKGAVVLVTHDEGAVDALEPERIILLPDGVEDLWGPDYADLVALA